A stretch of Camelina sativa cultivar DH55 chromosome 18, Cs, whole genome shotgun sequence DNA encodes these proteins:
- the LOC104760718 gene encoding protein BASIC PENTACYSTEINE6-like gives MDDGGHRENGRHKAAPGQWMMQHQPSMKQVMSIIAERDAAIQERNLAISEKKAAIAERDMAFLQRDTAIAERNNAIMERDSALTALQYRENSMVTAAAANMSAPGCQMSRGVKHMHHPHMHHHHQQHHIPQLTENAYETREMEPNDGLQTSPPAGSALESAKPKRGKRVKDPKATTQTAANKRGPKNQRKVKKESEDDLTKIMFVKTTHDYTEEDSSKHILIGSKSDWKSQEMVGLNQVVYDETTMPPPVCSCTGVLRQCYKWGNGGWQSSCCTTTLSMYPLPALPNKRHARVGGRKMSGSAFNKLLSRLAAEGHHDLSNPVDLKDHWAKHGTNRYITIK, from the exons ATGGATGATGGTGGGCATCGTGAGAACGGTCGGCATAAAGCAGCTCCGGGCCAG TGGATGATGCAGCATCAGCCATCGATGAAACAGGTTATGTCAATAATAGCAGAACGAGATGCAGCGATTCAGGAGAGAAATCTGGCGATATCAGAGAAAAAAGCAGCAATAGCTGAAAGGGATATGGCGTTTCTTCAGCGAGACACGGCAATCGCTGAGCGCAACAATGCGATAATGGAGAGAGACAGTGCTCTTACAGCTCTCCAATACCGTGAGAACTCCATGGTTACTGCCGCTGCTGCCAATATGTCAGCACCTGGATGTCAAATGTCACGTGGTGTAAAACACATGCACCATCCGcacatgcatcatcatcatcaacaacatcacatACCCCAGTTGACTGAAAATGCATATGAAACCAGAGAGATGGAGCCAAATGATGGTCTCCAGACATCACCACCTGCTGGTTCCGCCTTGGAATCTGCCAAACCAAAACGGGGTAAAAGAGTGAAAGACCCAAAGGCGACAACACAAACCGCTGCTAATAAGAGAGGGCCAAAAAATCAGAGGAAGGTTAAGAAAGAGAGCGAGGACGACTTAACCAAGATAATGTTTGTGAAGACGACACATGACTACACAGAAGAAGATTCAAGTAAGCATATCTTAATAGGATCGAAATCTGATTGGAAAAGTCAAGAAATG GTGGGGCTGAACCAAGTGGTTTATGACGAGACAACGATGCCACCACCGGTATGTTCATGTACAGGAGTTCTCAGACAATGCTACAAATGGGGAAATGGAGGTTGGCAATCATCGTGTTGCACAACCACACTATCAATGTATCCTTTGCCAGCACTGCCCAACAAAAGGCATGCTCGAGTTGGTGGACGGAAAATGAGCGGAAGCGCATTCAACAAGCTTCTAAGCCGGCTTGCTGCAGAAGGGCATCATGATCTTTCAAATCCGGTCGATCTGAAGGATCACTGGGCAAAGCACGGTACAAACCGCTACATCACAATTAAATGA